The DNA segment TTACCTTCCTATCATAATGTAAGATTTTGATTAGTGCGACATTTGGTAGAGAAGAAAGTATCGTTCTCACCATTGGATTAAGACTGGAATAATCATGTGCGACCAGAACCTATTCAATATAATGTGATACAACATGATTTGACCAATAATAAACACAGAGGATGACCATGCTATCGTATCGACCGCTGTCCGACCGAATATAATGATCGATCGACCGAATATATTTCTTTGTCGACCGATTTACGTTGagctataaatttaatttttcgggctatatatttatttcataatTCGACCCATTTCTAAATACTTCAAATTTTTCTtatcattttataaattttcaaatcttCCCAAATCATACATTATCTTCCAAGGATCGCGATGTCCTCAGTTTCTCAAGGGGGAATGATATTCTGTCAATGTGGACTATGAGCAAATTTGAGGGTTTCTTGGACCAGTGATAATCCAGGTCGGAGGTTCCATGGATGCAAAAATTGGAGGGTGAAAGtcctgttttaatttttttcactttTACGGGATTATCTTTATTTCTTATAATTTATTGCTCATTATATTGTTCTAATattttttggtcctataccCTCCCTTACCGTGGCAGAGTGGTGGATGTAATTTCTTCGCATGGGAAGATCTGCCGATGTGTCATAGGGCGATGAATATAATTCCCGAGTTGAAATGGAAACTGGCCGTGCTCGAAGATTACAAGAAAAAAGCTGAAAAAGATAACCGAAAGTTGAAGTCCTTGATTGCTGGTTCATGGttgattttcattttgtttacttTGTGTTATTGGATTGGAATGTTATATTGAATGCTTGATTATCTCGAAGGTGaataaaaatgttatttttataataattacaATTTAATTGTAAGGATAAGTACATTGTCAAACATCGATATGATATTGTCTATCTACTAAATACAATTAATCGAAAACATAGATTACATGACAAgggaaaataataattcaaaatatatatatgaaaaatgaaACACAAAATTGAAGAACTCCATAAGTCTAAATCACCTTCCAAATCACCTTCTCGTTCACTCCCCCGGAGAGAAGGGTGCTTTCCAAAAATATTGAGGAGAACAACCAATCACTTTCTCGTTGTAACATGTTGAACCAATCACTTTCTCGTTGTAAAATGTTGGATTCACATTAGGACACCTCTTGTATTCTTCTCATAATAATGGTCACTAACAACTACCAATAAATACATTTATTTCGGAATTTTATTcgactaataattaataataattatcgGACGCAACTTCATGGCTATTTatatagcaaaaaaaaaaaaatataggaTTGGGACCCCAAAAGACTTGACTGTTCGACCATGCTACTCTCAAGACTAATTTCACGGGAATCGGAATCTATCTGTCTTCTTCGGATACACATTCCAAGAAAAAGGAATTTGATTCATTCTCACCCGTGACCCGATATGTGGAAATAATTCAATGTTGAAATAGTCTACATATGTTATTATCATATatttctcaaataataataataataataataataataataataatattattattattattattattattattattattattattattattattattatttgagaaatATATGATAATAACATATGTAGActatttcaaaattaattatttataattttaatgtgtAGGGACAATTTTGGAACAAAAGCTAAAGTGCTCAACCGTATGGATTATGATTATTCACTCACCCCCCCAATCTTCTTTTtctataaataaagataaaaggcgtttaatttttcatattcatattcaccattattaaaaaaatttccatctcTTCATCTCCTTCTTCGTCTTCTACCTACTCTTCTCCTCTCTCGAATACAAAATtacaataattaatattttatcactatgattgttgttgatcaacttATTATGTTGGACATTCCACACCCCGTATGGATTTCTGCCGATGATACCCAACCTGGGTTACAAGTTCCATCCAACTACAATAATACGAGTGAAGTCCTAATTACAGTCCTACGTATCCTCTGTATTACCTAATAATACAAGAGGAGTCCTAACGCTGCCTGCTACCGCCATGTTCACTTCAAAATGACAGCTGCGTTAGGTTTTTATTCCAAATCGCCTATCTCATCCTGCATGATTTCATGATTTCATGAATCAATGTAAGGCTTTCGAAGACTTAGGCATCAATGGTTTATTTTTGATCGTCGAATAAACCGTTTGAAGGCCGAGATAGGTGGTGAAGAAGAAGTACTGGGATTCGAGTTAAGAAAAATTGTTGCTGCTCCTTGGTAATATCTTTTATTTAGGCAATCAGTTTTTTTacacctaaaccctaaaccATAACAtttgaaaacaacaaaacagatttccgtaataattttcatttatgtttatgtggaattttagctagcaatattttttattaacaaacttgtaccattttaatttttttttataccaaCCGACTCTCCTAGATGAATTAGGCTTCGTTAAAACTCTACACTCAAAGCGGTCGAGTTGTTTATATTAACAGTCGACACCATACATTAATCGGTCGACACGTATTTCGCGCACACACTACAAAAGCTAAATACGAATAAaatgcaaataataataaatacgaAAAACCCTAACAtttgaaaacaacaaaacagatttccgtaataattttcatttatgTTTGTGGAATTTTAGCCagcaataatttttattaacaaacttgtaccattttatatttttttattaccaACCGACTCTCTTGGATGAATTAGGCTTCGTTAAAACTCTGCACTCAAAGCGGTCGAGTTGTTTATATTAACAGTCGACGTCATACTTTAACGGTCGACACGTATTTCGCGCACAAACTACAAAAGTTAAATacgaataaaatgaaaataataataaatacgaAAAACCCTAACGtttgaaaacaacaaaacatatttccgtaataattttcatttatgtttatgtggaattttagctagcaatattttttattaacaaactTGTACcattctatattttttttataccaaCCGAATCTCCTGTATGAATTAGGATTCGTTAGTAACGAATAATGATCGATTTAAAAGAGAAATAAAACTCTACACAAACCGGTCGAGTTGGTAATATTAACAGTCGACACCATACATTAATCGGTCGTTGCATGCTGAATGAGTGACAACTAAAAATCAACGTATTCTGTCATACTCCCCGACTGAAGGTATTCTTTTTACTTTTTTCCGTCCACGTCGGGGAATGACTAGAGGCGGCAACACCAATATTTCCTCCTGCACTGTCCATTCACCTGGTACTGGATAGACAGGATCCGTAAATGCTTCTAACCAATAACGTGTGGTGTAATAATCTGTACAAAATTCATAAACAGAAATATTTGCTTTGTAGGCAGCAGCAATGGCATGTGAACATGGAATCCTGTCAATGTCGAATTTACGGCATGTGCAAGATTTACTCTGTAAATCAACTAACTCGTTGCTTGTGCTACCGTACATGCAATACTTCCCCTCAGTTGCTTCAATTACTTCATATTTTCTAGAAACGATGAAATTCTCACGAACGATCGACTCTATCACTGGTGTGAGATGTGTAGTTGATGCAACCGCTTCTTGACGATATTTACTTCTCCAGGTTGATGTGATTCTTTGCAGTGCTTCCAATAATGCAATTATTGGAAGCTCCCTCTCCTCACGCAACCTACCATTTATTGATTCCACTCCATTCGTGGTCATGATGGAGTAACGGTTCCCGGTTTGTTTCGCTCTAGACCACCTTTCGAGAGAAGTGTTATCCTCCAAATATTTAGCAACCTCTGGAAATCTCTCTCTCAATTCTGTATACAAGGAATCAAAATCACTTTCCTTGTATGCTTTTGCCACCCGAATGAATAACTCGGCAGCTCCCTTTTTTTGTTGCTCTTGCCTTTGATGTTTTGTGACATGTGCCACATACAAAATACATGATGTGCACGATTGTATAAAGATGCAACTGCATTTATGATGCCCTGGTGTCTATCTGATATTATCACCAATTCGTCGTCGTCCTCTACTATGATTTTCAATCTGCTTAGAAACCAAGACCATGACTCAGAGCTTTCCTTGTCAACAACACCCCATGCAATGGGAAATTGGTGGTGATTTCCGTCCTGTGCGGTTGCTACAAGTAGCACACCGTCATACTTTCCTTTCAAGAATGTACCATCAATGCAGAAAACTTTTCTCATGAATTTGTATCCCGTAATACATGCACCATATGCCAAGAACATgtatttaaatcttttttcTTCATCGACTTCTAAATCCGTGAaactactgaaagagtgggtgcccggttagccaacttgtggctaagggcttttgtgactctatgtataaacaatctttgtttaatataatttacattcaataatggcattttctttgtctttcttcatattgttatattgtgatatactattgatgttttgataaagaccttgaatatactatagtgtaagtaagatgagatagtgaataaagagagatcactattatgaaacacatcttatagtcactgtatattctaaacagttcctagtcaattgagccgtccgcaaataaggataaggatcgctcgagattgagaatagcatttgtgatgtcaagtatcacgtttcattggtaatggacatggagatgttcaaagcatgcaaatggatattcatatgatgaatgatcgaactaccctattcggactttccaagtggttatcacttatcgagtggataaagtccttggttttggttgtacaccattaatccttactacttgaaacatcattgagactctatatgctagtactgtactttgactcgtttaccgactctattggggtcatcaggtgttgggattgggtacagttacgacacatataggagtcgatgctttgttgtcaaggattcaccacatacttgcgagtgtggatatcctatgcgatctgaggatatattagtgtgacgaatctctggccagagtacatgatgtgttttaggttactcggttttcctagtaacacatgcgatgtaactatttgatctccaagatgtaatgcatagttatcgaatctcgaacgactctcgatgcaccaatggttgttgattcgatcgggatatatggatgaagggaccgtactgtacgctaaccaaaatctactggttcttgcaggcactatcagtgatacctagggaatcatggggcgatgttgctagacgctcttaccatgattcgttgggcaagtcagaaattgttgttccgagttacaaggagttgtgagcccacggctagctgtatccctgaaccattgagggtcacacaagtaatggattactaaaccccgttgagatagttaaatttaaagagttaaatttaatgaaagagaaattggacttcttaactaaaagggagtggaatttcctaaaatgacatagggatgagcatttttggaaatcactgaattcggattcagaaaaattatcttgactttaaaagatgcagaaatggtttctgtgtacattggtaaaatcagtttatcaataagagtcacgatgaattttatattaatttctataataacaggcttggcttgttgggcttaagttatggattatgggccctaaggagttagagtcctaatataatcataacttaatctagtctagaaattatctataaatatatgagtagtgTTCAAAAATCATGAGAATTCAATCTtgcaatttttcgaaaatcactcataatattcaaggagaattttcgaattcctctatcccttttgagaaaattcggtctgtgatttttgtgaaaaattacattctgaattaacagatcaaatctgtttattctcatcgataaacatccgattgatttctagtgcaatcaatcagagggtttctgttttttgttcgtgaaccttattccggagattgatcgtgaagccatcggttcccgggatatacaagaagagcagattaaattcttttggtgtccataatcaagccgttgcttgaagaggtaaaatattattaattgtgattattattattttacttgcataatttaatcgtaaagttttgatacccatgatatggaatcgttccatatagaaaaataaaaatttttaaacttccgctgcaccgggtatcaattcttaattgatctgaacacgttttccaacagtgttagcaggttgctcagatcaaacgattaaattaatcgattgtacaaaatttttggcctcgggtttttgaaacaaaaacaaaaattttaaattaaaatttaatgggcacatcgggcagcgatcgtcgctgcccagggcagcgaacccatcgctgcccagggcagcgcacggtgctgcccatgggcagcgatttgatcgctgcccaaCCCGGGCCCtattttggggcgcgggctgcccgggattgtcccgggtagcccgggaaaaaattaaaattgatttttaattaaaatttaatattttggaattttagtttttggtccgatcgaaaattgtttttgattggtccacgaggcatcgaatcgaattgttcgagtccgaaatttttaaagttgatttttgaataaatttgaatttttggaaaatttataaattttatccattaaattagattttataaaatcaattattttggtacaattgaagataagatatgatcttatgaaaggataagataaaatttgattttatctttt comes from the Henckelia pumila isolate YLH828 chromosome 1, ASM3356847v2, whole genome shotgun sequence genome and includes:
- the LOC140873777 gene encoding uncharacterized protein: MFLAYGACITGYKFMRKVFCIDGTFLKGKYDGVLLVATAQDGNHHQFPIAWGVVDKESSESWSWQEQQKKGAAELFIRVAKAYKESDFDSLYTELRERFPEVAKYLEDNTSLERWSRAKQTGNRYSIMTTNGVESINGRLREERELPIIALLEALQRITSTWRSKYRQEAVASTTHLTPVIESIVRENFIVSRKYEVIEATEGKYCMYGSTSNELVDLQSKSCTCRKFDIDRIPCSHAIAAAYKANISVYEFCTDYYTTRYWLEAFTDPVYPVPGEWTVQEEILVLPPLVIPRRGRKKVKRIPSVGEYDRIR